GTAACCTATCAGCCTGTTAAATACAAATAGTAAGATAGCTTCTGCAGCTATAGCAAACAGATTCAAGTCTGCATtacaatgtattataagcgaCACTAAAAAAGGGATAGGAGAGGTTCATTGGGGAGAGTACTATATTACTGTACGATTTGAtgcattatcttgaatatcacaACACGAGCGCCGTACTTTAttagttgatttgaaaaaaatgacacTGTTGACTGGGTCTTTTTACAAAAagcattaaaaagttttaattttggtcCTTCTATGTGCAGATGGTTCGAGAATCTCTTCAAAAGTGCTGAAAGTTGTGTAATCAACATTGGAATTTTggatcgtcaatgctcttcaactttgtactagtttggctttataaatcttttgatatgagcgtcactgatgagtcttatgtagacgaaacgcgcgtctggcgtactaaattataatcctggtacctttgattactattctACTTTATGTATAGACATGCATGCACACTAATGGTAAGATTGCAGTGACTGAGTGTTAGTAGTGAGAGAAAGTTTGAGTGTGAGtagctattttttttcttcaataactATATTCTTGTATTatgaatatgaatttaaaaaaacaagaggGTAAGTCTTGTAcatatttttcaatgtttaccCAAAACCCATCACCAGGTGGTGATTGTAGGGGTATTGTAAAAtcctgaatattaaaaaaaaataaaagataaaaaaaaaatattgtcctaTTACGGAGGCAAAGCATAGTAATACAAGAAGATCTTTCcatttatgaaaaggaaaaaccTAAAGAAATCCAGAAGGTTTTTCCATTTAGGGAAAGAAAAGAcctaaagaaatacaaaaagattTTTCCATTTAGGGAAAggaacctcccccccccccccccccccaaaaaaaaatgcaGTAAGATCTTTACGTTTAAAAAAGGGAAAACcctaaataaatacaataaagttTTTCTATTTAGAAAATATCAGTTACTTATGATTCGGACAATATAACATGAATACGTGTCTTTTGTTAATCCCATTGGAAcataatttttctgtaaaataatgTAATGTTGTTGATTTTAACCGAATACAACCTGTTACTTGTCGTAACTCTATTATAGAATATACGAAATAATCTAATTTACACTTAAACGCACgaataacatttttaaagatcTATGATTGTCGTACATTTTTTGAGAAACAATGCCCTGGTATGTACTTCTACTCACTCTGTCCTATGTAACATGTTGACTGAATGTGAATTCGTATGGCGGATGATGCATGCCTAGCAGAAGACACTTACCATGTCGACGCACCATGTGTCTCACCTTTTTGGAATTATCCCAGTTTTCGTttaacgagatttgaacatcagAAAACTACTATTCGTTTATCATAAATGACTGTTAATATACACATTGGAGTTATCAATGTAATACAAATAGAAGTTCTAGACATTTTGGGTTTTACCTGAACGGCCTTTTGCATGGACAGTCTCTTGGTGTCATCTTCAATCATTCCAGATATTTCTACCAAACCCCCTCCATAAAGCCAAGGATTTTTTAATACGGTTGGTTGCCATGTAGAAATACTATCTTCTGCTAGTAAATTAGTCTTTCCTCCATAATATCTGAAATGCAAATTAACAACTATCAACATTTACAATCGTTGATGATTCTAATTACTATAGCCGGCCTTGATGGTCGACAGTCGATATTTACTAAACAACTAAAATTTCATGACTATGAGCATTGTCAAACATTGATGGGGAAAACAGAGCctgaaaaacttattttttactaattatctataaattaacaagaaaactaagcagtttacaaattaaaatggtttaaacaaattattatgtTGGATACTGCAATGAATAAGTTCTCAATGCGGTTAGATTTCTAAACTGCCAATTATTTTTATGTTATCTCCTTATTGTCGTTGCCTTGCTAAAACAAATTTCCATGTGTATGCCCATTTAAGGTAACGGGTACGTTAAAGATCTATTTATGCacctttatgatttttttcaaatagctaCAGCATGTGGTACTGCATAATAATATCgagaaaaaaagtaatttaaaattaagaatgaatgGGGTAAgtgtccaagagacaacaacccgaccaaagagcagaaactaGCCGAAGTCTACCAATGCATAAATTCGAAAATATATTTCGAATATTgtgtagaatgaaattcaaattgCAATTGTATAGGACAActtataataaatttttcaaatgttgTGTCATCTCGTTGTTCCTCTTGATGTTGGTTTGTAGTTTTGTTCTAAATTCttacatgatatatttttttataaattatttttttgtgctaTATATGTTTGgtgtttttctgctttgtatcagTCTGATGATTTAAGTCTTTTTCAatagatttttatattttgtttttatgttgtgctgttacaccactgtcccacgGAGGGTTGAGCGTTTCTTTATGTacttgtccaaagtcaggagcctgaagtTCAGTGGTTGTGGTTGGTTCATGTTCGTGTTCCTCATTTTAGTAAAACGGCATCAATGAAGATCTTAGCTCGGTACCTAGTAATTTAATTGGATAAAGATGAATAAAATATGCTATCTTATATAATGTTAATGTTCTTCAATCCTTTATTATCTAATTGAAATAACCTACCTTACAAACTTCCTTGAAGCCTCtgcaaattttgaatcatcacttTTTGTACTCATAGAAAATGTTCCACCAATGCTAAGAATCTTTTTGAATATTGATTTTGCCTCTATCTCAACATTCTTTTCCGAGCCTTTTCGAAAGTAACTTGTATCGGTAGCCAGGAAAAGTCGAAGTATACCTCCAAATCGCCCTTGTTTAAAGTAATGTGTTCCAAAAGTTTCAATGAATCTCATGTACTTCGTAAAAGTAGTATCATTCAAATGGTGTGGCAAgaatttttcaatataaattttagCAAATTGACCGAATTCAAGTCCCCATTCTGGCATCATGTTCACTTTATACCCAGCTGTATGGGAAGTCAAATCTTCAACATACTTTGATCCACTGCTGAAATAGCTTTGTACTTTCTTGTATGTCAAGCTTGAAGAAAATAATCCTCCAAAAACTTTTATACCAACTTTTACTGCCAGGGAATTTTTAAAGCTATGACTGTTCTTATGTATTTCAACACGGGTATCAAGTAATCCACTTGGAATATTTACAATACTCCAAACTTGATCTGGTATGCTGTAGACAATCTGAAAACATTTGTATGACATTCAATTGTAAGAAAAGTTTCTatcgtataaaaataaaagaactttgattgaaaaaatgtaataatcaattgaatagttatcaaaggtaccaggattataatttagtacaccagacgcgcgtttcgtctacataagactcgtcagtgacgctcatatcaaaatatttataaagccaaacaagtataaagttgaagagcattgaggatccaaaattccaaaaagttgtgccaagtacggctaaagtaatctatgcctgggataagaaaatccttaatttaaaaaaaaaaatcaaagttttgtaaacaagaaatttataaaactgaccacgttattgatattcatgtcaacaccgaagtgttgactactgggctggtgatgaaATTGTAATATTAAATCTAAGTTTTCTTTAGACATTTTAATGAAATAGATTGCTTAAAAAGTGTGTTAAAAAGCGTGTTTCTGGAAAACTTGTACAAACATTCTTATTTGGGTCAGTTTACAGAGGTAAATTTAAGGGTCCAGTGTTCCCATTCACCCCACCCACCCGTTgttgtggggaaaatttggttgattatatagggaatcattaaGGCCTGGCTGCAACTCataatgaaaatttctggatccgccactggtcagAAACCTCATATTTGTTtggaattgtaaaaaaaatcacctCATGATTTCACCTGtcaaaattttttataatttgttttagtaatatgcatgaaacattttCTGAATGGCGCAAAATCGTATTTTAGTTtaacatgttggttttttttcattatatgtgaataaaaaaactcatcatagataccaggactaaattttgcaTATACGCCAgaccgcgtttcgtctacaaaagactcctcagtgacgctcgaatccaaaaaagttaaaaaggccaaataaagtacgaagttgaagagcattaaggaccaaaattcctaaaagttttgacaaatccagctaaggtaatctatgcctgaggtagaaaagccttagtatttcaaaaattctaaattttgtaaacagttaatttataaatataaccaaatcaatgataattcatgtcagcacaaaagtgctaactactgggctggtgataccctattGCTTTGCATTGACTGCGTATATGTTTAATATTCGGTGTGCTTTAGATGGGCTACTTTGCATATTTTTACATGTGATTTTGACCTTTATAAAATACGTGTTTAGAAtagtttaaatgtaaaattaaaactaTCCAGGTTGACTGATATCGATTACCAGGAATAGTTTGTAGAGTTTATATCGCACTCCATCCGGTCagatatatacaagtctaaattgaaaataacGTTCAAACCTATTATTGCGTTGGATAATataaccgcaatttttatacatgtggATGGAAAACGAATTTATTGGTAGAGTGGTCTAAATAcagaacaaacaacatttttctaAACGTTTGACCTGATGCTGATATGTAACTTTCATAATCTGAATTTGTGATAGGCAAACACATTCGCAAGTATATCATTCAGATACATTTTCGTAATACATCACGGGGTCATTATGCATGTACACGAATATTAaaatgttatgatattgtaatctGCAGTTGGATGACACATATACGTGTTACACATTTAGTAAGAATTCATGGCTAGATACTTATGTAAATCCTATGACTACTTACCCCATCCAAGTTTCTTGTGATATTAAAGTCACAGGTATAATCAATCACAGGATTTCTGAATCCGTCGTTACTGGCCAGACTTAATGGTAGTAGGTCAAGTTTTGTTATATCAACGCCATCTCGTAAACGGTTGAGAAATGGTGGAATGTTTGCGCATGGTTTTGCTGTAAAGATAACAGGAAAAAGAAGACAAAGGAAAAATATTTCTAGTTGAAGAAATTTCAGCATTGCTTGCTTCGATTTCTTGCCTTGCTACGCGTTCATACAGTCACTCAAGCTGTTACTTTGTCAGAGAAATTTAAAACTAGATTTGGTGTTTTGTTGTTATCGTGCTTGCACGCTAAATTTTAAAAAGCTATACTGTTTTATAAACTAATAAActatatatttgtattgattgaattgaAAAGCAACCACAGATAAAACCAAAATAATAATATGTTGAAAGACTTGATAATGccaacaaaaacatatatataaaccgCTAAAGTTATTATTTTGTCTCTCCACTCTCTAGTTTTGGACTGTTTTGAAtctatgtaatgttttgttttaatcgtTGATTTGCTTTTGTTGTATTGTACATTTTCTCTATCGTTTGTTATTCCATCGAGGAAGATAAAAAAGCTGGAAGGTTTGAATATTCTGTAAAAATTCTCACTGAAAAtgactatttcattattcaaattttctgtatagtGGCATAATCATAGTACGTAAATTTCTTTATCCTCCGTTTCTCAGTTTTATCAGTATTGTATTTCTACAgaattctttatacttttgcaccCATCATTCTCTGTTCTAATCTTTTTTATCATTCATCTCagtattctttcttttttttagccaGTCACATTTTCTATTCTTTAAATTCAATATTGACCCTCATCACAGCTTCatgggactatatatatatatatatatatatataccaaccTTATGTAACAGTTAatgtgaaaatatgattttttctttttttatgtttctcaATTTATGTCTAatcttatatatttgtatgtaatgGGATAAAAGTTCTATGAGAACTggtggaattgtgaaatagaagtcagtACGTTCTTGTTCAATCCTTTTAAAGTAAAAGaaaagtaatctttatttaaagtcgggttgcatatatacataataacaatgaacatgagctcttaagagctctttAAACCTACTGTCGCTTTAAAGGTGTCATGCTTGTCACCCTCAGCATAGGCAATGTGTAACtgaaatttgaatttcaaaatgactgagtgacttTTTATCGACGCACTGGTTAACTCCTTTGACATAACCAATAATATAAAACAGTAAATACGAGCGAAAAACATCTTTcgaagtaaagaattgtcgcataaaaactaaatacacgggaaatgacaaagttcacgaagtctagtctggttaaccattatacaaaaaaaatcctaGCAAAGGGGGAACGtgcgccctctacgccccccctctggatccgccactgctcagTTCCCGAACATCCAGTTTGATTTATAAACATCTTAATTCTCTTGTGTAAATGTATAGCCATGAAATCTTCGTATATTAGCCTACTTCCATTGTTAGAGCTCTATTCAATTATCGAACATTCAGTCTGATTCTCGTCTGGCATTTGATCAACTTGAAagcataaaaaatatttactgaAGGTGGACTTggggtcctactaaaatgcgcccgggagcgcccggggaagaaaaaatagcgcccggggaaaagaaaaagcgccccgggaaaatatatagatattttattggcatgagacaactttgtgttgatgaaataagttatgcacattattttttttaaattttagacaagtaattttcaaattcagataatagacatttgtaataaaacaagtatgaatgtttcaattttaacaataatataatttatgaataCTATTTTGAAAGACTGATTATAATGGATCACAGTTCATGCggaagatttataaaatgtaagacatcaaaaggcatgtttttcaaaaacgatatcaaaataaaaaatttcaaagattaatattaatttaatcaaaattaaaagagttaCACATAATACATCAGCAAATAAAGCAGTACTATACATGTACCGTAGTTAAAACAAGGGGGTAAAAAGCACTGAGgagtttggtttaaatttaaaaataagcagTACTTGAAAACCCTGATAAGCATAGCCATTGAAACAGTTTTAgtttcataaaaaagatataataaatgtatatcaGCATCTGCAtaaaaaaagtgttcaccatgcagttgcgaaAATATTAGACTTCAGGCACCATATATCCAcatttatattaaggacaaaacaagcaatgattatttttttttaagaaaaaaatttattgttataaaatattattattttattctccccgggcgctttttcttttcccgggcGCTCTCGGGCGCTTCCGGGCGCTTTTAAGTAGGACCGGTGGACTTGAGACATACTATATTAAATTTAGTACAATAGTTCCTGGATTTTTATAAGTTcttcttgtttccgaatccctgtatttgctgtaaaattgtattttgtgcacttttgaaaataaaatattgtttaactgATTAACATTTACATGAGACTTCTATAACATATGTGTTATTACCGTATCATACGTACGGTCTGATTAGTCAGAGGCTAAACGTCAGGTTCGGGTAAATCTGTTaacggtatttctgttatttcattggttataaatactatCTAATGGCTGCTTCGTGGCTGTTTCCGGAATTATTCTGGGGGAAATGAAGGTCATTTTAACGTCTGATTGGCTATTAATGAGTGGCATGCATTATATGTTCTACGCGTCCGTAAGTGGGGtcggattgaaatcatgatactaggttataggtacatattatgataaagtgttcatttgctatagttattagttatgatgataactcaCGTCAAACTGTCAATTTGGTGCAGATTATATAATCATGTGACAATGTGATGATTTAATCTTGAAATTGTGTTGCTATTTTGATaagaaactgtacatttatgtattattgctatTCTCTAAAAATAGGACAGTAATGtgtataatttacactttaaactTCGTATTAAAACGGTTAAATGATTGAGATACTTTTGTGTCAGATTTTTTCGTCAGCTTAGAATACACAAAACGTAtgctctatgtataaaaataataaccatttatttttcattgcttggacatattgattatagaaaatattaaaatcacggaatttaccgaagatgtaatttcgtttccaACACTTTCATCGCTTCATTCTGTAATCTGTAATCTGTTATATAAATTCTGCCAGTGTAGGCACACCTCTTCCGAGTAATGGATTTCACAATATGAATAGAAATATATATCTTCCACCAATATCACTATACACTATTTACATTGTACAATTTATTCTTGACGATAAAATTGGGCTTAATGTCAATATCATCAactcattaaatattttaaaatctaaaatatttatcaaaagataTCACTGTTTAAGAGTAGACAACCAATCGTCACTTAGGATTCATAAAATGTTATTAtctactttcttttctttttctttatatcatcTAATTGCAACAGTCTATACCTTTCACAATGGAGATTGTAACATAATCGTCTACATTTTGGATCTATAATGTTCTGTATCactttaaaaactttttcatttcttaactgaggaaaacttaacattgtcatGTAAGTAAAGGGATCTATGATCAGttgtaaaatgtcaaaatgttcatCTTTCATATTAAAGACAGCTAACTCTTCACTACAGGAATTaattaaatcttccaaaattgGTTTTCTAATATCTTCTAATATTTTACACgttaataaaaaatgtggtaAAGTTTCTTCTGTTTCATTACACAGTTTGCATATAGACAGTTCTGTATTACTTATAAATTTGGCTCTAACTGTTTGCAGAATATAACTCCCAGtagctattttcaattttgtaggaATTCTAATAATTTCCCTTGAATTCATAGTATTTGTATTTGCAATAGGATGACATTGTCCTGGTTTATATATCAACGATAAGTATTTTAAACTGGTATAAAGTTTTGCTTGATTCAGTATCTTCACAATCCAGAATTTTTGAACTTtggaagttatttcccttttccaTTGGCATTTACTAATTGGATTAAGTAAGTATTGTACAGGATCATTAAgttcatatttcaaaaatattttcctcaaTAAACT
The window above is part of the Mytilus galloprovincialis chromosome 4, xbMytGall1.hap1.1, whole genome shotgun sequence genome. Proteins encoded here:
- the LOC143073321 gene encoding perivitellin-2 67 kDa subunit-like; amino-acid sequence: MLKFLQLEIFFLCLLFPVIFTAKPCANIPPFLNRLRDGVDITKLDLLPLSLASNDGFRNPVIDYTCDFNITRNLDGIVYSIPDQVWSIVNIPSGLLDTRVEIHKNSHSFKNSLAVKVGIKVFGGLFSSSLTYKKVQSYFSSGSKYVEDLTSHTAGYKVNMMPEWGLEFGQFAKIYIEKFLPHHLNDTTFTKYMRFIETFGTHYFKQGRFGGILRLFLATDTSYFRKGSEKNVEIEAKSIFKKILSIGGTFSMSTKSDDSKFAEASRKFVRYYGGKTNLLAEDSISTWQPTVLKNPWLYGGGLVEISGMIEDDTKRLSMQKAVQMYTDKAFLSELMRDFKARYKYNHWSKVDILQFANKARELMQKPMPIHSEVMNLVRMISPAPDWYKEIRLCFQWTYLYYNSQKCDEGHKRQICAKPGYRYSLYRSTLTDKDKPSFSCPVQWGFFSVGYENWFKNFGLCFRWNDNINAGIGKCGKQKNETVCGQLNSFVSLLLSSKDNSYCQMEWILSIPKQAPVWLQKTKIYMRYRCLRVKRYRGKPLYIYKYMYADASQYRSITPSLYSKGHWLVCQMHSFGITHSDYLFYFYGLFY